The Channa argus isolate prfri chromosome 14, Channa argus male v1.0, whole genome shotgun sequence genome includes a window with the following:
- the LOC137098215 gene encoding kinesin-associated protein 3-like, with protein MQDDARYLKRKVTASSLDVHPTEKALVVHYEVEASILGESGGPMVGERKEGQKIVRVKSLSPSTDVAALAKKVVEECKLIPPSRLPQVEQLLYYLQNRKSSPVVGKVEKKDKKTVKLRELTPFEGIELNEEASITKVDEYVELLYEGIPEKIRGSALILQLARNPDNLEELLHNEAALGALARVLREDWKQSVELATIIVYIFFCFSSFSQFHGVVSHYKIGALCMSVVEHELKRYEVWREELHKKNKACESAPENGSLRKDQSKVLKKYQGFVAKQEQLLRVSLYLLLNLAEDTRTELKMRNKNIVSLLVKVLDRDDEELLVLVVSFLKKLSIFLENKNDMAEVDTIERLARLVPCDHEDLLNLTLRLLLNLSFDSGLRAKMVEVGLLPKLSALLGDENNRQVAMRILYHISIDDRFKGMFVYTDCIPQLMQMLFEYSEEEIEAELISVLINLAANKKNAQVMCEGNCLKMLMKRALKMKDCLLMKMIRNISQHDGPTKPLFIDYVGDLAAEIRAEEEEVWVLECLGTLANLTIPDLDWELVLKEYNLVPYLKDKLKPGSAEDDLILEVVIMIGTVSMDDSCAAMLAKSGIIPALIELLNAQQEDDEFVCQIVYVFYQMVFHQATRDVIIKDTQAPAYLIDLMHDKNTDIRKVCDNTLDIIAEYDEEWGRKIQSEKFRFHNNQWLEMVESRQADESESFIYDNDNDRTDLFYSADGITPADGSISPDFFCDPQALNGDSHHLGDSDVFDQTTSSPGRPATAYGFRPDEQPFYPYS; from the exons ATGCAGGATGACGCGCGCTACCTTAAACG CAAAGTAACTGCTAGTAGTTTGGACGTTCATCCCACGGAGAAGGCCCTAGTGGTCCACTATGAGGTGGAAGCGTCGATACTGGGAGAGAGTGGAGGTCCTATGGTGGGCGAGCGCAAGGAGGGACAGAAAAT TGTCCGTGTGAAAAGTCTTTCTCCTAGTACAGATGTGGCAGCTTTGGCCAAGAAGGTGGTGGAGGAGTGTAAGCTCATTCCACCTTCTCGTTTACCACAGGTGGAGCAGCTCCTCTATTATCTGCAGAATAGGAAATCATCCCCTGTGGTGGGCAAAG TGGAGAAGAAAGataagaaaacagtgaaacttaGAGAACTGACACCATTCGAAGGAATTGAG TTAAATGAAGAAGCCAGTATAACTAAGGTGGATGAGTATGTTGAGCTGCTCTATGAGGGCATACCAGAGAAGATCAGAGGCTCTGCTCTCATTCTGCAGCTTGCTCGGAACCCAGACAACCTGGAAGAGCTGCTCCACAATG aggcaGCTCTAGGTGCTCTGGCCAGAGTACTGAGGGAGGACTGGAAACAGAGTGTGGAGCTTGCTACCATCATCGTTTAcatcttcttctgcttctccag TTTCTCTCAGTTTCATGGAGTAGTGAGTCATTATAAAATAGGCGCATTGTGTATGAGCGTGGTGGAACATGAGCTTAAGAGATACGAAGTATGGCGTGAAGAGCtgcacaagaaaaacaaagctt GTGAGTCAGCTCCAGAGAATGGTTCCCTGAGAAAAGACCAAAGCAAAGTTCTGAAGAAATACCAAGGCTTTGTGGCTAAACAGGAGCAACTGCTTAGAG TGTCCCTTTACCTCCTGTTGAACCTGGCTGAGGACACGAGGACAGAGCTGAAGATGAggaataaaaacattgttagtCTGTTGGTCAAAGTTCTGGACCGGGATGATGAGGAGCTCCTGGTCCTAGTGGTTTCATTCCTTAAAAAACTGTCAATCTTCTtagagaataaaaatgacatg GCTGAGGTGGATACTATAGAACGACTGGCCCGCCTAGTTCCTTGTGATCATGAAGATCTTTTAAACCTGACTCTGCGTCTGCTCCTAAACTTGTCCTTTGACTCTGGACTCAGAGCGAAGATGGTGGAAGTTGGATTGTTACCTAAACTCAGTGCCTTGTTGG GTGATGAGAACAACCGTCAGGTAGCAATGCGAATCCTGTACCACATCAGCATCGACGATCGTTTCAAGGGCATGTTCGTTTACACTGACTGCATACCTCAG CTTATGCAAATGCTGTTTGAATACAGTGAGGAAGAAATTGAAGCTGAGCTCATTTCTGTCCTTATTAACCTGGCTGCAAACAAGAAGAATGCCCAGGTTATGTGTGAAG GAAATTGTTTAAAGATGCTAATGAAGAGAGCTCTGAAGATGAAAGACTGCCTGCTGATGAAGATGATCAGAAACATTTCACAGCATGATGGACCAACCAAACCACTGTTCATA GACTATGTTGGTGACCTGGCAGCAGAGATCCGtgctgaggaagaggaggtgtgGGTTCTAGAGTGTCTGGGGACACTTGCTAACCTCACCATCCCTGACTTGGACTGGGAATTGGTACTTAAGGAGTACAACCTTGTACCTTACCTCAAAGACAAACTGAAACCAG GCTCAGCAGAGGATGACCTCATCCTTGAGGTGGTAATAATGATCGGAACAGTTTCCATGGATGACTCCTGTGCTGCAATGTTGGCCAAATCGGGCATTATTCCAGCCCTTATTGAGCTTCTTAATG CCCAACAGGAGGATGATGAGTTTGTGTGTCAGATCGTCTATGTCTTCTATCAGATGGTTTTTCACCAAGCCACACGCGACGTTATCATCAAAGACACCC AGGCTCCGGCCTACCTGATAGATCTGATGCACGACAAGAACACTGACATTAGGAAAGTGTGTGACAACACTCTCGATATTATTGCT GAGTATGACGAGGAGTGGGGGAGGAAGATTCAGTCAGAGAAGTTTCGTTTCCATAACAACCAGTGGTTGGAGATGGTCGAGAGTCGCCAAGCTGATGAGTCCgaatcatttatttatgacaATGACAACGACAGGACTGATCTCTTCTATAGTGCAG ATGGAATAACCCCAGCAGATGGTTCTATCAGCCCAGATTTCTTCTGTGACCCTCAGGCTCTAAATGGAGACTCACACCATTTAGG AGATAGCGATGTCTTCGACCAGACCACCTCCTCACCTGGAAGACCAGCCACTGCCTACGGCTTTAGACCTGACGAACAGCCCTTCTATCCATATTCatag
- the pdca gene encoding phosducin a isoform X1: protein MSGNAQEEEELPSNHTGPKGVINDWRRFKLDSVDQAVPNNRRELLRQMSTPREDDKERLNRKMSAQEYELIRNEDERCLKRYRKQCMQDMHERLSFGPKFEAVYELESGEAFLEVIEKEHRLTLVVVHIYQHGVKGCEQLNSCLDCLASEYSSVKFCRIDAVATGADERFSSEVLPALLVYKAGELLGNFLAVTKHFNEEFFATDVESFLNEYGLLPEKEFTACGDNEDEGGDVE from the exons ATGTCTGGCAATGCCcaagaagaagaggagctgCCATCCAATCACACAG GTCCAAAAGGTGTGATCAATGACTGGCGAAGGTTTAAGTTGGACAGTGTGGATCAGGCTGTCCCTAATAACAGAAGAGAGCTGCTTAGACAAATGTCCACTCCTCGAGAGGACGACAAAGAAAGACTCAACAGAAAG ATGAGCGCTCAGGAGTACGAACTGATCCGAAATGAGGACGAGCGTTGCCTGAAGCGCTACAGAAAACAGTGTATGCAGGACATGCATGAGCGCCTAAGCTTTGGTCCAAAGTTTGAAGCAGTCTATGAGCTGGAGAGCGGAGAAGCTTTCTTGGAAGTCATAGAGAAGGAACATCGCTTGACCCTAGTGGTAGTTCACATCTACCAACACGGCGTCAAAG GCTGTGAACAGTTGAACTCATGTCTGGACTGTCTGGCTTCAGAGTACTCCAGTGTGAAATTTTGTCGTATTGATGCCGTGGCCACAGGTGCTGATGAGCGCTTCTCCTCTGAG GTTCTTCCTGCCCTGCTGGTATATAAGGCCGGTGAGTTACTGGGCAATTTCCTGGCTGTTACCAAACACTTCAATGAAGAGTTCTTTGCAACAGATGTGGAGTCGTTTCTCAATGAATACGGCCTTTTACCTGAGAAGGAGTTCACAGCGTGTGGTGACAATGAGGATGAGGGAGGGGATGTGGAAtag
- the pdca gene encoding phosducin a isoform X2: protein MSNPKAENDIDDKERLNRKMSAQEYELIRNEDERCLKRYRKQCMQDMHERLSFGPKFEAVYELESGEAFLEVIEKEHRLTLVVVHIYQHGVKGCEQLNSCLDCLASEYSSVKFCRIDAVATGADERFSSEVLPALLVYKAGELLGNFLAVTKHFNEEFFATDVESFLNEYGLLPEKEFTACGDNEDEGGDVE, encoded by the exons ATGTCAAATCCTAAAGCCGAAAATGACATT GACGACAAAGAAAGACTCAACAGAAAG ATGAGCGCTCAGGAGTACGAACTGATCCGAAATGAGGACGAGCGTTGCCTGAAGCGCTACAGAAAACAGTGTATGCAGGACATGCATGAGCGCCTAAGCTTTGGTCCAAAGTTTGAAGCAGTCTATGAGCTGGAGAGCGGAGAAGCTTTCTTGGAAGTCATAGAGAAGGAACATCGCTTGACCCTAGTGGTAGTTCACATCTACCAACACGGCGTCAAAG GCTGTGAACAGTTGAACTCATGTCTGGACTGTCTGGCTTCAGAGTACTCCAGTGTGAAATTTTGTCGTATTGATGCCGTGGCCACAGGTGCTGATGAGCGCTTCTCCTCTGAG GTTCTTCCTGCCCTGCTGGTATATAAGGCCGGTGAGTTACTGGGCAATTTCCTGGCTGTTACCAAACACTTCAATGAAGAGTTCTTTGCAACAGATGTGGAGTCGTTTCTCAATGAATACGGCCTTTTACCTGAGAAGGAGTTCACAGCGTGTGGTGACAATGAGGATGAGGGAGGGGATGTGGAAtag